Genomic window (Candidatus Desulfatibia profunda):
GGCCGTTGCTGTTTGCCATCGTCAACATTGTCATCTGCATTCTGGCCCTATGGGAATATTTTCGGATTGTATTTTACGCCCGGGACGGAGCGAATCAAGGAGCAGTCATCCCTGCCTGCGGTCATATTACAGGTTTTTTCATTATCTGGGCCGCATACCTGCATTCATTTGAAATGATTATCGTTCTGATGGCGCTAAATCTTTTGGTTTGCACTCTGATTTCACTGTCGAGGTTCAAAGCGGATTCATCCGTATCGGAAGCTGTTGCCAAACAGGTTCTTGGCATTGTATACATCCCCCTTTTTCTGTCTTGCCTCATTTTAATCCGAAACGGGTCCGGTGGTGTCACCTGGATTTATTTCCTGTTATTCACTGTCTTTGCAGGTGATGTGGGCGCATACCATTTCGGCTCCTATTTCGGACGTCACAAACTGTGTCCCGCCGTGAGTCCGGGCAAGTCGGTTGAGGGTTCTATCAGCGGTCTGGCTTTAAATTTGGGTGTTGGAGCACTGTTCAAGCATTTTTTTTTACCGATATTGCCGTGGGGTTTAAGTCTGTTGTTTTGCATAGCTGCCGGAGTCGCCGGGCAGGTGGGGGATCTGTTTGAATCTCAGCTCAAGCGAGTTGGTAATATAAAGGATTCCGGGGCGCTGCTTCCCGGTCACGGGGGGATTCTGGATCGAATCGATGCCCTGCTGTTTGCCGCTCCGGTTGCATATTTTTTTAAGGAATATATATTATAAATGAGATGTCTTTCCATTCTGGGGTCCACCGGTTCCATAGGGTGTAATGCCCTCAGGATTGTTGAAATGTTTCCGGAGCGGTTTGCGGTTAAAGCGCTGGCTGCCGGAAGCAACACATCGCTGCTGGCTCGCCAGATTGAACGGTTTGGTCCTGAGATCGCAGTGGTTTTTGATGAGAGTTGCGCCCTGGAGTTGAAGCGCATGTTGCCCGCGTCCGCCGGTGTTGAGGTGCTGTATGGAGAGGAGGGCTACATTGCTGCCGCTGCCTGTGATTCCGCCGATATGTTTTTGAGCGCAGTGGTAGGTGCAGCCGGATTAATGCCGGCACTGGCTGCCATTGAGGCCGGCAAGCATATTGCCCTGGCCAACAAGGAAACCCTCGTGATGGCCGGCGATATTGTTGTCAAAAGGGCCAAGGCCAAGGGTGTTCGGATACTTCCCATCGATAGCGAGCACAGTGCCATTTTTCAATGTATTGCCGGAAACCGCAGGGAAGATCTGGACAAGATTATCCTCACAGCCTCGGGGGGCCCTTTTTTAAAGCGGTCGGCAGACGAACTCATCAAGATCGGGCCCGAAGAAGCGCTGAATCATCCCACATGGCAAATGGGCAAAAAGGTAACGATCGATTCGGCCACGCTCATGAATAAGGGCCTCGAGGTTATCGAGGCCAAATATCTCTTCGGTGTTTCCCAGGACAGGATCAAAGTGTTGATTCATCCGCAGAGCGTGGTTCACTCAATGGTCGCCTACAAAGACGGAGCGGTCATGGCCCAGCTAGGAATTCCCGATATGAAGGGAGCCATCGCCTACGCGTTGTCCTATCCTGAGCGTTTGGCGCTGAATCAGCCGTTGCCGGATTTTGCACGGATGGGCGCCCTGACCTTTGAGATGCCGAATTTGGAAAAATTTCCCTGTCTGGCGCTGGCATACACGGCCTGCGAGACCGGTGAAACGCTTCCGGCAGTCTTGAATGCCGCCAATGAAGTGGCG
Coding sequences:
- a CDS encoding 1-deoxy-D-xylulose-5-phosphate reductoisomerase, producing the protein MRCLSILGSTGSIGCNALRIVEMFPERFAVKALAAGSNTSLLARQIERFGPEIAVVFDESCALELKRMLPASAGVEVLYGEEGYIAAAACDSADMFLSAVVGAAGLMPALAAIEAGKHIALANKETLVMAGDIVVKRAKAKGVRILPIDSEHSAIFQCIAGNRREDLDKIILTASGGPFLKRSADELIKIGPEEALNHPTWQMGKKVTIDSATLMNKGLEVIEAKYLFGVSQDRIKVLIHPQSVVHSMVAYKDGAVMAQLGIPDMKGAIAYALSYPERLALNQPLPDFARMGALTFEMPNLEKFPCLALAYTACETGETLPAVLNAANEVAVQAFLKRQVSFTQIPDIINKTMQKHTVVRAPTLADILEADQWARQQAERIIKAQL
- a CDS encoding phosphatidate cytidylyltransferase translates to MHLKRWITGLVALPFLFLLISRGGPLLFAIVNIVICILALWEYFRIVFYARDGANQGAVIPACGHITGFFIIWAAYLHSFEMIIVLMALNLLVCTLISLSRFKADSSVSEAVAKQVLGIVYIPLFLSCLILIRNGSGGVTWIYFLLFTVFAGDVGAYHFGSYFGRHKLCPAVSPGKSVEGSISGLALNLGVGALFKHFFLPILPWGLSLLFCIAAGVAGQVGDLFESQLKRVGNIKDSGALLPGHGGILDRIDALLFAAPVAYFFKEYIL